The following are from one region of the Sandaracinus amylolyticus genome:
- a CDS encoding phosphatase PAP2 family protein: MGWSRRLAVALVLAVSSLASSTAHAQDREPREHWRWQRFMPEEVIALVLGQATGHIVTFAQPDVGTRWTSTLPLDEELRDVLRLRTPEGRRLAASISDTVFFVMTAWPITIDAFVLAGLVHQDWDAMAQMALIDAEVLSIAYGISALTTRFAGRQRPSARECNGDPNGERDCGDEGVGPHASFVSGHTLVVLASAGLVCSHHLNNPWLTGSSAGATLMCGGSLGLAGVVAAYRMMTDLHWATDILAGAAIGGVLGFLLPWALHYAHPVRRGARSEAPSFTFRVTPQLDPSQQSLFVSGSF; encoded by the coding sequence TCGAGCACCGCGCACGCTCAGGACCGCGAGCCACGCGAGCACTGGCGCTGGCAGCGCTTCATGCCGGAGGAGGTGATCGCGCTGGTGCTCGGCCAGGCGACCGGGCACATCGTGACGTTCGCGCAGCCCGACGTGGGCACGCGTTGGACGAGCACGCTCCCGCTCGACGAGGAGCTGCGCGACGTCCTGCGGCTGCGCACGCCCGAGGGGCGCCGGCTCGCGGCGAGCATCAGCGACACCGTGTTCTTCGTCATGACCGCGTGGCCGATCACGATCGACGCGTTCGTGCTCGCGGGGCTCGTCCACCAGGACTGGGATGCGATGGCCCAGATGGCGCTGATCGACGCGGAGGTGCTCTCGATCGCGTACGGCATCTCGGCGCTGACGACGCGGTTCGCGGGACGGCAGCGCCCGAGCGCGCGCGAGTGCAACGGCGATCCGAACGGCGAACGCGACTGCGGCGACGAGGGCGTCGGCCCGCACGCGAGCTTCGTCAGCGGGCACACGCTCGTCGTGCTCGCGAGCGCGGGTCTCGTGTGCTCGCACCACCTGAACAACCCGTGGCTCACCGGGTCGAGCGCGGGCGCGACGCTCATGTGCGGCGGCAGCCTCGGGCTCGCCGGCGTCGTCGCCGCGTATCGCATGATGACGGACCTGCACTGGGCGACCGACATCCTCGCGGGCGCGGCGATCGGCGGCGTGCTCGGGTTCCTGCTGCCGTGGGCCTTGCACTATGCCCATCCGGTGCGCCGTGGCGCGCGGAGCGAAGCGCCGAGCTTCACGTTCCGCGTGACGCCGCAGCTCGACCCGAGCCAGCAGAGCCTCTTCGTGAGCGGCTCGTTCTGA